Proteins found in one Sporosarcina sp. FSL K6-3457 genomic segment:
- a CDS encoding ribonucleoside-diphosphate reductase subunit alpha, protein MTIKIATTNIDRVLDALQSEFGVAQIEALVIASERWQQKYPEGSESEWAKAMTLESLSNLDEAATYWTFVAARIHLYDVYARQEQQRGAKVYTDFASNVNRLVEQGLYASLLTEKYSHEDLEALGHLIEPERDKLFTYIGLKTLMDRYVAVDYNKQSVELPQERWLVIAMTLMQDETENRLNKVAESYWAMSNLYMTVATPTLSNAGKPHGQLSSCFIDTVDDSLQGIYDSNTDVANLSKYGGGIGVYMGKVRSRGASIRGFKGASSGVLPWIKQLNNTAVSVDQLGQRQGAIAVYLDVWHKDIFTFLDLKLNNGDDRLRAHDIFTGVCLPDVYMEQVEARGDWNLFDPHEVRTVMGYSLEDFYDETKGAGSFREKYEECVNHPTLSRETVPAIDLMKRIMRSQLETGVPFMFYRDEVNRANANKHEGMIYSSNLCSEIMQNMSATKFESVTLEDDVVVTRSKPGDFVVCNLSSINLGRAVPASVLERLITIQVRMLDNVIDLNKIPVVQAQRTNSRYRGIGLGTFGWHHLLALQNIQWESNEAVDYADKLYEKIAFLTIKASAELAKEKGAYPLFEGSDWQSGLYFENKGYDSKEWRELRVEVATNGVRNGYLMAVAPNSSTSVIAGSTASIDPIFKPFYHEEKKDYKLPVVAPDLNHNTYDVYRRSAYIVDQRWSIKQNAARQRHIDQSISFNLYVPNSIRASVLLDLHVQAWKSGMKTTYYTRSTATDIEECEWCHS, encoded by the coding sequence GAAGGCGATGACATTAGAATCATTGAGTAATCTAGATGAGGCGGCGACGTATTGGACATTTGTTGCGGCTCGCATTCACCTCTATGATGTTTACGCGCGTCAGGAGCAACAACGTGGTGCGAAGGTCTATACAGATTTCGCTAGCAACGTTAACCGTCTTGTTGAGCAAGGACTATATGCATCTTTATTAACAGAAAAATATTCACATGAAGATCTTGAAGCTCTTGGTCATCTGATTGAACCAGAACGGGACAAGCTATTTACCTATATCGGATTGAAAACGTTAATGGACCGCTATGTCGCAGTTGATTACAACAAGCAATCAGTTGAGCTGCCGCAAGAGCGTTGGCTCGTCATTGCAATGACACTGATGCAGGATGAGACTGAAAATCGACTAAACAAAGTAGCAGAATCATACTGGGCAATGAGTAATTTGTACATGACAGTGGCGACGCCAACATTGTCGAATGCAGGGAAGCCACATGGTCAGCTATCGAGCTGCTTTATCGACACGGTTGACGATTCTTTGCAGGGAATCTATGACAGCAATACAGACGTAGCCAACTTGTCGAAATACGGTGGCGGCATCGGCGTTTATATGGGGAAAGTACGTAGCCGTGGCGCATCTATTCGTGGATTTAAAGGCGCGTCAAGCGGCGTTCTTCCATGGATCAAACAACTGAATAACACAGCAGTCAGTGTTGATCAGCTCGGTCAGCGTCAAGGGGCTATTGCTGTTTACTTGGATGTGTGGCATAAAGATATTTTCACATTCCTAGATTTGAAGCTGAATAACGGAGACGATCGCTTACGTGCGCATGATATTTTCACAGGTGTTTGCCTACCCGATGTCTATATGGAACAAGTTGAAGCACGTGGTGATTGGAATCTATTTGACCCGCATGAAGTGCGTACAGTCATGGGCTACTCCCTTGAAGATTTCTATGATGAAACAAAAGGTGCGGGCTCTTTCCGTGAGAAATATGAGGAATGTGTCAACCATCCTACATTGAGCAGAGAAACTGTGCCGGCTATCGATCTTATGAAGCGCATTATGCGTAGTCAGCTCGAAACAGGCGTGCCGTTCATGTTCTACCGTGATGAAGTCAATCGTGCCAATGCCAATAAACATGAAGGCATGATTTATTCATCAAATCTTTGTTCGGAAATCATGCAAAATATGAGTGCGACAAAATTTGAATCGGTCACATTGGAAGACGATGTCGTGGTCACACGTTCAAAGCCAGGTGATTTTGTCGTTTGTAACCTGTCATCCATTAACTTAGGACGAGCTGTTCCAGCAAGTGTGTTGGAAAGACTCATCACAATCCAAGTACGTATGCTTGATAATGTTATTGACTTGAATAAAATCCCGGTCGTCCAAGCACAACGGACGAATTCCCGTTATCGCGGAATCGGCCTCGGGACATTTGGATGGCATCATTTGTTGGCGCTCCAAAATATTCAATGGGAATCCAATGAAGCGGTGGATTATGCCGATAAACTATATGAAAAAATTGCTTTTTTAACAATTAAAGCTTCTGCGGAACTGGCAAAGGAAAAAGGGGCTTATCCGTTATTTGAAGGCTCTGATTGGCAATCCGGGTTGTATTTCGAAAACAAGGGCTATGATTCGAAGGAGTGGCGTGAACTGCGTGTTGAGGTGGCGACAAATGGTGTCCGCAATGGCTATTTAATGGCAGTTGCACCGAATAGCTCGACATCTGTCATTGCAGGGTCAACGGCGTCTATCGACCCAATCTTTAAGCCGTTCTATCATGAAGAAAAGAAAGACTATAAATTACCTGTTGTCGCACCTGATCTTAATCACAATACTTATGACGTTTACCGTCGTTCTGCCTACATCGTCGATCAACGTTGGTCGATTAAACAGAATGCTGCGAGACAGCGCCATATTGACCAATCGATTTCTTTCAACCTGTATGTACCGAACTCAATTCGTGCTTCAGTGCTTCTTGACCTTCATGTGCAAGCATGGAAATCTGGTATGAAAACGACGTATTATACGCGTTCAACTGCGACAGATATTGAAGAGTGCGAATGGTGTCATTCTTAA